One part of the Coturnix japonica isolate 7356 chromosome 22, Coturnix japonica 2.1, whole genome shotgun sequence genome encodes these proteins:
- the LOC107323763 gene encoding disintegrin and metalloproteinase domain-containing protein 32-like isoform X4, whose translation MGLCFVLGAALLAVLCPRALAQITTPLQLPPNETGLSDTLSYVLAVEGKPYTIHLKKQIYMSDETGSSVSDSSYIKGDCYYHGSIEGVPGSAVTLSICAGLRGLLQFHNVSYGIEPLGSSPTFEHLVYRMNSENAAGSLFTQNHSRAAGWGLQEPPLVAVQLPKYIEVHVVLDKALYNYLGSNQRAVTQKMVQVFNLVNKIFKPLNMTVVLSSLELWVQQNKIPTDGAADELLQQFLQWKQLHLALQPHDVACLFVYRDQADFAIATSPSTLCRSDASGAVAVLQPAVTLESFSVLLAQLVGRSLGMGFDDNRGCHCPTHTCVMESAALHISGTKAFSSCSTADLEHFLRRNAGRCLLHSPPLRGSSPHSTPHCGNGVVERGEQCDCGSAEACSKDTCCARGCVLKPGAQCSSGSCCKTCQFKAPNTLCRPAADTQCDLPEFCNGSSASCPTDVYVQDGHSCEHDTGYCYHGRCQSAELQCRRIYGRGAKNAPLACYEEINSHQDRFGHCSNHQLNGYQPCSWLNLGCGKLVCTYPNRVPFTRFKGSIIYAQVQEHLCVSFDGMYSPSEEDPLLVKDGTKCGDGKVCMNGTCQPHSILNYDCNVQKKCSGHGVCNNKKNCHCHPGWSPPYCRVKGSAVGGSTDSGQWRRDINSLAPENTIKNVLLLTFCLLIPILICIIILIMKWNQLMRRCAGSEAASYASTEYDTSSFRSNLSVCSRQSSGSGMEPEPERRSRQSAGELREQ comes from the exons Atggggctgtgctttgtgctgggggctgcactgctggctgtgctgt GTCCACGAGCATTGGCACAAATCACAACCCCGCTGCAGCTGCCCCCAAATGAGACAGGACTGTCG GATACCCTGTCCTACGTCCTTGCAGTGGAGGGGAAGCCATACACCATCCACCTCAAGAAGCA GATTTATATGTCAGATGAGACAGGATCCTCAGTGTCTGATTCAAGCTATATCAAG GGCGACTGCTACTACCACGGCTCCATCGAGGGCGTCCCTGGTTCAGCAGTGACACTCAGCATCTGTGCAGGGCTCAG GGGTCTGCTGCAGTTCCACAATGTCAGCTATGGGATCGAGCCGCTGGGCTCCTCACCCACATTTGAGCACTTAGTGTATCGGATGAACAGTGAGAACGCAGCAGGGTCCCTGTTCACTCAGAACCActccagagcagcaggatgggggctgcaggag CCACCATTGGTTGCAGTACAGTTGCCCAAGTACATTGAGGTGCATGTAGTTCTGGACAAGGCTCTG TACAACTATTTGGGCTCAAATCAACGTGCTGTGACACAGAAGATGGTCCAGGTTTTCAATCTGGTGAACAAG ATCTTTAAACCCCTCAATATGACCGTGGTGCTGTCCTCCCTGGAGCTCTGGGTGCAGCAGAACAAAATTCCAACAGATGGAGCAGCAGATGAGCTTTTGCAGCAATTCCTGCAGTGGAAGCAGTTGCACCTGGCTCTGCAGCCACACGACGTGGCCTGTCTGTTTGT GTACCGGGACCAGGCTGACTTTGCAATTGCAACCTCTCCGAGCACGCTGTGCCGCAGTGATGCATctggagctgtggctgtg ctaCAGCCCGCTGTAACACTGGAGTCGTTCTCCGTCCTCCTGGCGCAGCTGGTTGGGCGCAGTCTGGGGATGGGATTCGATGACAACCGGGGCTGCCACTGCCCCACACACACCTGTGTCATGGAGTCGGCAGCACT ACACATCAGTGGGACAAAggccttcagcagctgcagcacgGCAGACCTGGAGCATTTCCTGCGGCGTAACGCAGGGCGCTGCCTCCTGCACAGCCCCCCATTGCGGGGGTCCTCCCCACACAGTACACCCCACTGCGGTAATGGCGTGGTGGAGCGCGGCGAGCAGTGCGACTGCGGCAGCGCCGAG GCATGCTCAAAGGATACATGCTGTGCTAGAGGATGTGTGCTTAAGCCAGGAGCGCAGTGTTCCTCTGGGTCGTGTTGTAAAACATGTCAG TTCAAAGCTCCCAACACTCTGTGCCGTCCCGCTGCTGACACACAGTGTGATCTGCCCGAGTTCTGCAATGgctcctctgcctcctgcccCACTGATGTCTACGTGCAGGACGGGCACAGCTGTGAGCACGACACTGGCTACTGCTATCATGGGCGCTGCCagtctgctgagctgcagtgccGGCGGATCTACGGGAGAG GTGCAAAAAATGCCCCTTTGGCATGTTATGAAGAAATCAACAGCCATCAGGACAGGTTTGGGCACTGCAGTAATCACCAGCTGAATGGATaccagccctgctcctggct GAACCTGGGCTGTGGAAAGCTCGTCTGCACGTACCCAAACCGAGTTCCCTTCACCAGATTCAAGGGTTCCATCATTTATGCTCAAGTGCAAGAACATCTCTGCGTGTCTTTTGATGGAATGTACTCACCCTCTGAGGAAGATCCTCTCCTGGTTAAGGATGGAACGAAATGTGGTGATGGAAAG GTTTGTATGAATGGCACGTGCCAGCCACACTCCATTCTGAACTATGACTGCAAtgtgcagaagaaatgcagtggGCACGGG GTGTGCAATAACAAGAAGAACTGCCACTGCCACCCAGGCTGGAGCCCACCCTACTGCAGGGTAAAGGGATCTGCGGTGGGTGGCAGCACTGACAGCGGGCAGTGGCGGCGGGACATCAACA GCCTTGCCCCAGagaatacaataaaaaatgtgctgctgctgacctTCTGcctcctcatccccatcctcatctgCATCATCATCCTGATCATGAAGTGGAACCAGCTGATGCGGCGCTGTGCCGGGAGTGAGGCGGCATCTTATGC CTCCACAGAATACGATACCAGCAGCTTCAGGAGCAACTTGAGCGTCTGTAGCAGACAGAGCAGCGGTTCGGGGATGGAGCCGGAGCCGGAGCGACGCTCGAGGCAGAGCGCGGGTGAATTGCGCGAGCAATAA
- the LOC107323763 gene encoding disintegrin and metalloproteinase domain-containing protein 32-like isoform X1 translates to MGLLLALLLEMLVTLHSQVPLHITIPQKVPSNTTGDTDTLSYILEVEGRPYTIHLKKQFFLSANFSIYTYNETKLCSDSPSIKADCYYHGYIEGVPGSAVTLSTCTGLRGLLQFHNASYGIEPLGSSPTFQHVVYPVGSGAEVGALLPHSHLGGSSDALAADSSSDTAQPAPKLMSRHHRQVLLHVILDRNMYKHLGDNQHIVSQRVVHLIGFVDRMFNSINVTVTLSSMDIWRSTNKIKTTGAGETVLLNFLDWKKSSTLLRPYEVPYLLMYRDQADFVGATAPGELCRSDATGAVAMLQHSVTLESFSVLLAQLMGRSLGMRFDDNRDCHCPTYTCVMESAALHRSGAKTFSSCSAADLEQFLQQNPNCPFLRALWVHPNPKVAICGNGVVEHSEQCDCGGDVVCAKDACCTRQCKLKPGSMCSLGLCCEKCQFKAPNTLCRPAADTQCDLPEFCNGSSASCPTDVYVQDGHSCEHDTGYCYHGRCQSAELQCRRIYGRGAKNAPLACYEEINSHQDRFGHCSNHQLNGYQPCSWLNLGCGKLVCTYPNRVPFTRFKGSIIYAQVQEHLCVSFDGMYSPSEEDPLLVKDGTKCGDGKVCMNGTCQPHSILNYDCNVQKKCSGHGVCNNKKNCHCHPGWSPPYCRVKGSAVGGSTDSGQWRRDINSLAPENTIKNVLLLTFCLLIPILICIIILIMKWNQLMRRCAGSEAASYASTEYDTSSFRSNLSVCSRQSSGSGMEPEPERRSRQSAGELREQ, encoded by the exons atggggctgctgctggcgcTGCTCCTGGAGATGCTGGTTACGCTGC ATTCACAAGTGCCTCTGCACATCACGATTCCCCAGAAGGTACCTTCAAACACAACTGGAGACACG GACACGCTGTCCTACATCCTTGAAGTGGAAGGCCGGCCGTACACCATTCACCTCAAGAAGCA ATTCTTTTTATCCGCCAACTTCAGCATTTACACATACAATGAGACAAAGTTGTGCTCTGATTCACCCTCTATCAAG GCTGATTGCTACTACCATGGCTACATCGAGGGCGTTCCTGGCTCAGCAGTGACCCTCAGCACTTGCACAGGGCTCAG GGGCCTGCTGCAGTTCCACAATGCCAGCTATGGGATCGAGCCGCTGGGCTCCTCACCCACCTTCCAGCATGTGGTTTATCCCGTGGGCAGTGGGGCTGAAGTTGGGGCTCTGCTCCCACACAGCCACTTAGGGGGCagcagtgatgcactggcagctgacagcagctctgacacagcACAACCAGCTCCAAAA CTAATGTCAAGGCACCACAGACAGGTGTTGCTCCACGTCATTCTGGATAGGAACATG TACAAGCACCTGGGGGACAACCAACACATTGTGTCACAGAGAGTGGTTCACCTCATCGGCTTCGTTGACAGA ATGTTCAATTCCATAAACGTGACCGTGACATTGTCCTCCATGGACATCTGGAGGTCCACAAACAAAATTAAGACCACGGGAGCTGGAGAAACGGTGCTGCTGAACTTCTTGGATTGGAAGAAGAGCAGCACTCTGCTGCGTCCCTATGAAGTGCCCTATCTGCTAAT GTACCGGGACCAGGCTGACTTTGTGGGCGCAACCGCTCCGGGCGAGCTGTGCCGCAGTGATGCAACCGGCGCTGTGGCCATG ctgcaacaCTCCGTGACCCTGGAGTCGTTCTCTGTCCTCCTGGCACAGCTAATGGGGCGCAGTCTGGGGATGAGATTTGATGACAACCGGGACTGCCACTGCCCCACATACACCTGTGTCATGGagtcagcagcact GCACAGGAGTGGGGCAAAgaccttcagcagctgcagtgctgcagaccTGGAGCAGTTCCTGCAGCAAAACCCAAACTGCCCCTTCCTCAGGGCCCTGTGGGTGCACCCCAACCCCAAAGTTGCCATCTGCGGTAATGGGGTGGTGGAGCACAGCGAGCAGTGTGACTGCGGCGGTGATGTG GTGTGTGCCAAGGATGCTTGCTGCACTAGGCAGTGCAAGCTGAAGCCAGGCTCCATGTGTTCCTTGGGACTGTGCTGTGAAAAGTGTCAG TTCAAAGCTCCCAACACTCTGTGCCGTCCCGCTGCTGACACACAGTGTGATCTGCCCGAGTTCTGCAATGgctcctctgcctcctgcccCACTGATGTCTACGTGCAGGACGGGCACAGCTGTGAGCACGACACTGGCTACTGCTATCATGGGCGCTGCCagtctgctgagctgcagtgccGGCGGATCTACGGGAGAG GTGCAAAAAATGCCCCTTTGGCATGTTATGAAGAAATCAACAGCCATCAGGACAGGTTTGGGCACTGCAGTAATCACCAGCTGAATGGATaccagccctgctcctggct GAACCTGGGCTGTGGAAAGCTCGTCTGCACGTACCCAAACCGAGTTCCCTTCACCAGATTCAAGGGTTCCATCATTTATGCTCAAGTGCAAGAACATCTCTGCGTGTCTTTTGATGGAATGTACTCACCCTCTGAGGAAGATCCTCTCCTGGTTAAGGATGGAACGAAATGTGGTGATGGAAAG GTTTGTATGAATGGCACGTGCCAGCCACACTCCATTCTGAACTATGACTGCAAtgtgcagaagaaatgcagtggGCACGGG GTGTGCAATAACAAGAAGAACTGCCACTGCCACCCAGGCTGGAGCCCACCCTACTGCAGGGTAAAGGGATCTGCGGTGGGTGGCAGCACTGACAGCGGGCAGTGGCGGCGGGACATCAACA GCCTTGCCCCAGagaatacaataaaaaatgtgctgctgctgacctTCTGcctcctcatccccatcctcatctgCATCATCATCCTGATCATGAAGTGGAACCAGCTGATGCGGCGCTGTGCCGGGAGTGAGGCGGCATCTTATGC CTCCACAGAATACGATACCAGCAGCTTCAGGAGCAACTTGAGCGTCTGTAGCAGACAGAGCAGCGGTTCGGGGATGGAGCCGGAGCCGGAGCGACGCTCGAGGCAGAGCGCGGGTGAATTGCGCGAGCAATAA
- the LOC107323763 gene encoding disintegrin and metalloproteinase domain-containing protein 32-like isoform X3 — protein MGLCFVLGAALLAVLCPRALAQITTPLQLPPNETGLSDTLSYVLAVEGKPYTIHLKKHLFIPDDFRIYMSDETGSSVSDSSYIKGDCYYHGSIEGVPGSAVTLSICAGLRGLLQFHNVSYGIEPLGSSPTFEHLVYRMNSENAAGSLFTQNHSRAAGWGLQEPPLVAVQLPKYIEVHVVLDKALYNYLGSNQRAVTQKMVQVFNLVNKIFKPLNMTVVLSSLELWVQQNKIPTDGAADELLQQFLQWKQLHLALQPHDVACLFVYRDQADFAIATSPSTLCRSDASGAVAVLQPAVTLESFSVLLAQLVGRSLGMGFDDNRGCHCPTHTCVMESAALHRSGAKTFSSCSAADLEQFLQQNPNCPFLRALWVHPNPKVAICGNGVVEHSEQCDCGGDVVCAKDACCTRQCKLKPGSMCSLGLCCEKCQFKAPNTLCRPAADTQCDLPEFCNGSSASCPTDVYVQDGHSCEHDTGYCYHGRCQSAELQCRRIYGRGAKNAPLACYEEINSHQDRFGHCSNHQLNGYQPCSWLNLGCGKLVCTYPNRVPFTRFKGSIIYAQVQEHLCVSFDGMYSPSEEDPLLVKDGTKCGDGKVCMNGTCQPHSILNYDCNVQKKCSGHGVCNNKKNCHCHPGWSPPYCRVKGSAVGGSTDSGQWRRDINSLAPENTIKNVLLLTFCLLIPILICIIILIMKWNQLMRRCAGSEAASYASTEYDTSSFRSNLSVCSRQSSGSGMEPEPERRSRQSAGELREQ, from the exons Atggggctgtgctttgtgctgggggctgcactgctggctgtgctgt GTCCACGAGCATTGGCACAAATCACAACCCCGCTGCAGCTGCCCCCAAATGAGACAGGACTGTCG GATACCCTGTCCTACGTCCTTGCAGTGGAGGGGAAGCCATACACCATCCACCTCAAGAAGCA TCTCTTTATACCTGATGATTTTAGGATTTATATGTCAGATGAGACAGGATCCTCAGTGTCTGATTCAAGCTATATCAAG GGCGACTGCTACTACCACGGCTCCATCGAGGGCGTCCCTGGTTCAGCAGTGACACTCAGCATCTGTGCAGGGCTCAG GGGTCTGCTGCAGTTCCACAATGTCAGCTATGGGATCGAGCCGCTGGGCTCCTCACCCACATTTGAGCACTTAGTGTATCGGATGAACAGTGAGAACGCAGCAGGGTCCCTGTTCACTCAGAACCActccagagcagcaggatgggggctgcaggag CCACCATTGGTTGCAGTACAGTTGCCCAAGTACATTGAGGTGCATGTAGTTCTGGACAAGGCTCTG TACAACTATTTGGGCTCAAATCAACGTGCTGTGACACAGAAGATGGTCCAGGTTTTCAATCTGGTGAACAAG ATCTTTAAACCCCTCAATATGACCGTGGTGCTGTCCTCCCTGGAGCTCTGGGTGCAGCAGAACAAAATTCCAACAGATGGAGCAGCAGATGAGCTTTTGCAGCAATTCCTGCAGTGGAAGCAGTTGCACCTGGCTCTGCAGCCACACGACGTGGCCTGTCTGTTTGT GTACCGGGACCAGGCTGACTTTGCAATTGCAACCTCTCCGAGCACGCTGTGCCGCAGTGATGCATctggagctgtggctgtg ctaCAGCCCGCTGTAACACTGGAGTCGTTCTCCGTCCTCCTGGCGCAGCTGGTTGGGCGCAGTCTGGGGATGGGATTCGATGACAACCGGGGCTGCCACTGCCCCACACACACCTGTGTCATGGAGTCGGCAGCACT GCACAGGAGTGGGGCAAAgaccttcagcagctgcagtgctgcagaccTGGAGCAGTTCCTGCAGCAAAACCCAAACTGCCCCTTCCTCAGGGCCCTGTGGGTGCACCCCAACCCCAAAGTTGCCATCTGCGGTAATGGGGTGGTGGAGCACAGCGAGCAGTGTGACTGCGGCGGTGATGTG GTGTGTGCCAAGGATGCTTGCTGCACTAGGCAGTGCAAGCTGAAGCCAGGCTCCATGTGTTCCTTGGGACTGTGCTGTGAAAAGTGTCAG TTCAAAGCTCCCAACACTCTGTGCCGTCCCGCTGCTGACACACAGTGTGATCTGCCCGAGTTCTGCAATGgctcctctgcctcctgcccCACTGATGTCTACGTGCAGGACGGGCACAGCTGTGAGCACGACACTGGCTACTGCTATCATGGGCGCTGCCagtctgctgagctgcagtgccGGCGGATCTACGGGAGAG GTGCAAAAAATGCCCCTTTGGCATGTTATGAAGAAATCAACAGCCATCAGGACAGGTTTGGGCACTGCAGTAATCACCAGCTGAATGGATaccagccctgctcctggct GAACCTGGGCTGTGGAAAGCTCGTCTGCACGTACCCAAACCGAGTTCCCTTCACCAGATTCAAGGGTTCCATCATTTATGCTCAAGTGCAAGAACATCTCTGCGTGTCTTTTGATGGAATGTACTCACCCTCTGAGGAAGATCCTCTCCTGGTTAAGGATGGAACGAAATGTGGTGATGGAAAG GTTTGTATGAATGGCACGTGCCAGCCACACTCCATTCTGAACTATGACTGCAAtgtgcagaagaaatgcagtggGCACGGG GTGTGCAATAACAAGAAGAACTGCCACTGCCACCCAGGCTGGAGCCCACCCTACTGCAGGGTAAAGGGATCTGCGGTGGGTGGCAGCACTGACAGCGGGCAGTGGCGGCGGGACATCAACA GCCTTGCCCCAGagaatacaataaaaaatgtgctgctgctgacctTCTGcctcctcatccccatcctcatctgCATCATCATCCTGATCATGAAGTGGAACCAGCTGATGCGGCGCTGTGCCGGGAGTGAGGCGGCATCTTATGC CTCCACAGAATACGATACCAGCAGCTTCAGGAGCAACTTGAGCGTCTGTAGCAGACAGAGCAGCGGTTCGGGGATGGAGCCGGAGCCGGAGCGACGCTCGAGGCAGAGCGCGGGTGAATTGCGCGAGCAATAA
- the LOC107323763 gene encoding disintegrin and metalloproteinase domain-containing protein 32-like isoform X2, which produces MGLCFVLGAALLAVLCPRALAQITTPLQLPPNETGLSDTLSYVLAVEGKPYTIHLKKHLFIPDDFRIYMSDETGSSVSDSSYIKGDCYYHGSIEGVPGSAVTLSICAGLRGLLQFHNVSYGIEPLGSSPTFEHLVYRMNSENAAGSLFTQNHSRAAGWGLQEPPLVAVQLPKYIEVHVVLDKALYNYLGSNQRAVTQKMVQVFNLVNKIFKPLNMTVVLSSLELWVQQNKIPTDGAADELLQQFLQWKQLHLALQPHDVACLFVYRDQADFAIATSPSTLCRSDASGAVAVLQPAVTLESFSVLLAQLVGRSLGMGFDDNRGCHCPTHTCVMESAALHISGTKAFSSCSTADLEHFLRRNAGRCLLHSPPLRGSSPHSTPHCGNGVVERGEQCDCGSAEACSKDTCCARGCVLKPGAQCSSGSCCKTCQFKAPNTLCRPAADTQCDLPEFCNGSSASCPTDVYVQDGHSCEHDTGYCYHGRCQSAELQCRRIYGRGAKNAPLACYEEINSHQDRFGHCSNHQLNGYQPCSWLNLGCGKLVCTYPNRVPFTRFKGSIIYAQVQEHLCVSFDGMYSPSEEDPLLVKDGTKCGDGKVCMNGTCQPHSILNYDCNVQKKCSGHGVCNNKKNCHCHPGWSPPYCRVKGSAVGGSTDSGQWRRDINSLAPENTIKNVLLLTFCLLIPILICIIILIMKWNQLMRRCAGSEAASYASTEYDTSSFRSNLSVCSRQSSGSGMEPEPERRSRQSAGELREQ; this is translated from the exons Atggggctgtgctttgtgctgggggctgcactgctggctgtgctgt GTCCACGAGCATTGGCACAAATCACAACCCCGCTGCAGCTGCCCCCAAATGAGACAGGACTGTCG GATACCCTGTCCTACGTCCTTGCAGTGGAGGGGAAGCCATACACCATCCACCTCAAGAAGCA TCTCTTTATACCTGATGATTTTAGGATTTATATGTCAGATGAGACAGGATCCTCAGTGTCTGATTCAAGCTATATCAAG GGCGACTGCTACTACCACGGCTCCATCGAGGGCGTCCCTGGTTCAGCAGTGACACTCAGCATCTGTGCAGGGCTCAG GGGTCTGCTGCAGTTCCACAATGTCAGCTATGGGATCGAGCCGCTGGGCTCCTCACCCACATTTGAGCACTTAGTGTATCGGATGAACAGTGAGAACGCAGCAGGGTCCCTGTTCACTCAGAACCActccagagcagcaggatgggggctgcaggag CCACCATTGGTTGCAGTACAGTTGCCCAAGTACATTGAGGTGCATGTAGTTCTGGACAAGGCTCTG TACAACTATTTGGGCTCAAATCAACGTGCTGTGACACAGAAGATGGTCCAGGTTTTCAATCTGGTGAACAAG ATCTTTAAACCCCTCAATATGACCGTGGTGCTGTCCTCCCTGGAGCTCTGGGTGCAGCAGAACAAAATTCCAACAGATGGAGCAGCAGATGAGCTTTTGCAGCAATTCCTGCAGTGGAAGCAGTTGCACCTGGCTCTGCAGCCACACGACGTGGCCTGTCTGTTTGT GTACCGGGACCAGGCTGACTTTGCAATTGCAACCTCTCCGAGCACGCTGTGCCGCAGTGATGCATctggagctgtggctgtg ctaCAGCCCGCTGTAACACTGGAGTCGTTCTCCGTCCTCCTGGCGCAGCTGGTTGGGCGCAGTCTGGGGATGGGATTCGATGACAACCGGGGCTGCCACTGCCCCACACACACCTGTGTCATGGAGTCGGCAGCACT ACACATCAGTGGGACAAAggccttcagcagctgcagcacgGCAGACCTGGAGCATTTCCTGCGGCGTAACGCAGGGCGCTGCCTCCTGCACAGCCCCCCATTGCGGGGGTCCTCCCCACACAGTACACCCCACTGCGGTAATGGCGTGGTGGAGCGCGGCGAGCAGTGCGACTGCGGCAGCGCCGAG GCATGCTCAAAGGATACATGCTGTGCTAGAGGATGTGTGCTTAAGCCAGGAGCGCAGTGTTCCTCTGGGTCGTGTTGTAAAACATGTCAG TTCAAAGCTCCCAACACTCTGTGCCGTCCCGCTGCTGACACACAGTGTGATCTGCCCGAGTTCTGCAATGgctcctctgcctcctgcccCACTGATGTCTACGTGCAGGACGGGCACAGCTGTGAGCACGACACTGGCTACTGCTATCATGGGCGCTGCCagtctgctgagctgcagtgccGGCGGATCTACGGGAGAG GTGCAAAAAATGCCCCTTTGGCATGTTATGAAGAAATCAACAGCCATCAGGACAGGTTTGGGCACTGCAGTAATCACCAGCTGAATGGATaccagccctgctcctggct GAACCTGGGCTGTGGAAAGCTCGTCTGCACGTACCCAAACCGAGTTCCCTTCACCAGATTCAAGGGTTCCATCATTTATGCTCAAGTGCAAGAACATCTCTGCGTGTCTTTTGATGGAATGTACTCACCCTCTGAGGAAGATCCTCTCCTGGTTAAGGATGGAACGAAATGTGGTGATGGAAAG GTTTGTATGAATGGCACGTGCCAGCCACACTCCATTCTGAACTATGACTGCAAtgtgcagaagaaatgcagtggGCACGGG GTGTGCAATAACAAGAAGAACTGCCACTGCCACCCAGGCTGGAGCCCACCCTACTGCAGGGTAAAGGGATCTGCGGTGGGTGGCAGCACTGACAGCGGGCAGTGGCGGCGGGACATCAACA GCCTTGCCCCAGagaatacaataaaaaatgtgctgctgctgacctTCTGcctcctcatccccatcctcatctgCATCATCATCCTGATCATGAAGTGGAACCAGCTGATGCGGCGCTGTGCCGGGAGTGAGGCGGCATCTTATGC CTCCACAGAATACGATACCAGCAGCTTCAGGAGCAACTTGAGCGTCTGTAGCAGACAGAGCAGCGGTTCGGGGATGGAGCCGGAGCCGGAGCGACGCTCGAGGCAGAGCGCGGGTGAATTGCGCGAGCAATAA